Proteins encoded by one window of Aspergillus chevalieri M1 DNA, chromosome 6, nearly complete sequence:
- a CDS encoding uncharacterized protein (COG:Q;~EggNog:ENOG410PVIB;~InterPro:IPR036291,IPR002347;~PFAM:PF00106,PF13561;~go_process: GO:0055114 - oxidation-reduction process [Evidence IEA]), translating into MSSQVILPSETIIQRYGSSLAGKTMTGISSESIAGELAIQLSAAAPRLLILSARAEEKVTPIAEKIKFTTPDVKIRFLAMDLGDMSSIRQAADTLRDVPKIDHLICVAGVMVPPYGTTKDGFETQFGVNYLANFLLVKLLLPKVRPAGAESSVIIVASSAVRSGKVEFGDVGFTEGRTYDPLVAYAQSNAARVMFVKALAERLGDQGIRTFSIDPGAVQSGLQRHFSSEFQEMVARLSNSGGLVDLDGKPIELPPWTTKSEGAATVITGMIDPTIQEHNGAFLHNNAVADEELHSHIMDQNNWAKLWELSEQMIHESFAV; encoded by the exons ATGTCATCCCAAGTCATCCTACCCTCGGAGACCATCATCCAACGATATGGTAGCTCCTTAGCGGGCAAGACAA TGACCGGCATATCTAGCGAATCCATCGCCGGCGAGCTCGCTATCCAATTGAGCGCTGCCGCTCCCCGTCTTCTCATTCTCAGTGCTCGAGCCGAGGAAAAAGTCACCCCCATCGCCGAGAAAATCAAATTCACAACACCCGATGTCAAAATCCGATTTCTGGCAATGGATCTCGGAGACATGAGTAGTATTCGACAAGCAGCTGACACTCTTCGCGACGTTCCGAAGATCGACCATCTCATATGTGTTGCGGGTGTCATGGTTCCTCCATATGGAACTACCAAGGATGGCTTCGAGACGCAGTTCGGGGTGAACTATTTGGCGAACTTTTTGTTGGTTAAACTGCTTCTTCCAAAGGTGAGGCCTGCTGGAGCCGAATCGTCGGTTATAATCGTTGCAAGTAGTGCAGTTAGGAGTGGGAAGGTTGAATTTGGGGATGTTGGGTTCACT GAAGGCAGAACATATGATCCTCTAGTGGCATATGCCCAGTCGAACGCTGCCCGGGTCATGTTCGTGAAGGCGCTTGCGGAGAGATTGGGAGATCAGGGAATCCGAACGTTTAGCATTGATCCTGGCG CCGTCCAATCCGGTCTGCAACGTCATTTCTCGTCGGAATTCCAAGAGATGGTTGCGAGACTCAGCAATTCGGGTG GCCTAGTCGACCTTGATGGTAAACCCATTGAATTGCCTCCCTGGACAACAAAGTCTGAAGGCGCCGCAACTGTCATCACGGGCATGATCGACCCCACGATCCAAGAACATAATGGGGCCTTTCTCCATAACAATGCAGTTGCCGATGAGGAGTTGCATAGTCATATTATGGATCAGAATAATTGGGCGAAGTTGTGGGAACTTAGTGAGCAGATGATCCATGAGTCGTTTGCTGTTTAG
- a CDS encoding glycoside hydrolase family 32 protein (CAZy:GH32;~COG:G;~EggNog:ENOG410PJC2;~InterPro:IPR001362,IPR013148,IPR013189,IPR013320, IPR023296;~PFAM:PF00251,PF08244;~go_function: GO:0004553 - hydrolase activity, hydrolyzing O-glycosyl compounds [Evidence IEA];~go_process: GO:0005975 - carbohydrate metabolic process [Evidence IEA]), translated as MKRPTTAKALAMSFGVAAAQDYNAPPPDLSTLPSLSLFDTWRPHIHVLPPAGQIGDPCAHYVDPETGLFHVGYLHNGTGIASVQTDDLVHYYDVNENGNYSIVAGGPNDPLAVFDGSVIPDGIDGEPTLLYTAVSSLPIHWTLPYTRGSEAQALAVTYDGGKNFTKLDIPPVIPEPPAGLDVTAFRDPYVFQNGKLDQALSSPEGTWYTAISGGVQDVGPGIFLYRNLSPDFEQWEYLGEWFNVPANSTWGNGDWSKVYGYNWETVNAFSLDREGYNYDGDTFVHFGVEGSFAPIQESVTSFHAMLWASGGVSATEDGNAAFNPDMVGVLDWGLSAYAGAGKVVPSTSQASTESGAPDRFLTYIWLTGDVFGGVVGFPAEQQGWQNTLLLPRELYIREIPNVVNNDLVQEIGSWRVAGDSGNCVELETLGIDIARETYAAITGAPSFEEPDRTLSEESVVPFEQSPESRFFSLEARLSFPASARDSALQSGFQILASEEESTTIYYQFSNESIIIDRYNTSAAAETTTGIDASPESGRLRLFDIDDSCARSAGNDDKDKAHHDHGHGGKPKHNKAPLPHGKEGKRQVGESSGEHIEALDLTITVDNSVLEVYANGRFALSTYVRPWYADSTGIRFFHNGEGEVSFSNIRVADGLYDAYPERAR; from the exons ATGAAGCGTCCAACCACAGCGAAGGCTCTAGCCATGAGCTTTGGTGTTGCTGCCGCTCAAGACTACAACGCCCCGCCGCCTGATCTTTCAACCCTCCCCAGTCTTTCTCTTTTCGATACTTGGAGACCTCACATCCACGTCCTTCCACCAGCAGGCCAGATTGGAGACCCATGTGCGCATTACGTTGATCCCGAGACGGGTCTATTTCATGTTGGCTATCTCCACAACGGCACTGGCATTGCAAGTGTCCAAACAGACGACCTTGTCCACTATTATGATGTGAATGAGAATGGCAACTACTCAATCGTTGCTGGTGGTCCCAATGATCCTTTGGCAGTCTTCGATGGATCCGTCATTCCTGATGGCATTGATGGCGAGCCAACACTCTTGTACACAGCAGTCTCATCGCTCCCAATCCACTGGACCCTGCCCTACACCCGCGGAAGTGAGGCCCAGGCTCTGGCAGTCACCTATGATGGCGGGAAGAATTTTACCAAGCTGGATATTCCACCTGTCATTCCCGAACCTCCTGCCGGGCTGGACGTAACAGCCTTCCGTGACCCATATGTTTTCCAAAATGGAAAACTTGACCAAGCGCTCAGCAGCCCTGAGGGAACGTGGTACACTGCGATCTCAGGTGGTGTCCAGGATGTTGGTCCTGGTATCTTTTTGTACCGCAATCTGAGCCCGGACTTTGAGCAGTGGGAGTATCTAGGAGAAtggttcaatgtgccggccAACTCCACCTGGGGCAATGGTGATTGGTCCAAGGTCTATGGCTACAACTGGGAGACTGTGAATGCATTCAGTCTTGATAGAGAAGGGTACAACTATGATGGCGACACCTTTGTGCACTTTGGCGTGGAGGGATCATTTGCCCCAATCCAGGAGTCTGTCACCTCTTTCCATGCTATGCTCTGGGCATCTGGCGGTGTGTCGGCCACTGAAGATGGGAACGCAGCGTTTAATCCCGATATGGTTGGTGTCCTTGACTGGGGCTTGTCAGCATATGCCGGTGCTGGAAAGGTTGTGCCTAGTACCTCTCAAGCTTCCACTGAAAGTGGCGCGCCGGACCGCTTCCTCACCTACATCTGGCTGACTGGCGATGTGTTTGGAGGAGTTGTCGGCTTCCCTGCTGAGCAGCAAGGCTGGCAGAACACATTGCTGCTGCCCCGCGAACTGTACATACGGGAAATCCCGAATGTGGTGAACAACGACCTTGTGCAGGAGATTGGATCATGGCGTGTGGCCGGCGACTCTGGCAACTGTGTTGAACTTGAGACTCTTGGAATCGACATTGCGCGGGAAACCTATGCTGCTATCACTGGTGCTCCAAGCTTCGAAGAGCCGGACAGGACCCTTTCAGAGGAAAGCGTCGTTCCATTCGAACAATCACCTGAATCGAGATTCTTCTCCCTTGAGGCCCGACTCTCCTTTCCAGCTTCGGCGCGTGACTCCGCCTTGCAGTCTGGTTTCCAGATCCTGGCCTCGGAGGAAGAGTCAACTACCATCTACTACCAATTCTCAAATgaatccatcatcatcgaccgCTATAACACCAGTGCTGCTGCAGAGACGACCACTGGCATTGATGCATCCCCTGAGTCCGGACGTCTGCGCCTCTTTGACATCGATGACAGCTGCGCTCGCAGCGCTGGTAACGACGATAAGGATAAGGCTCATCACGACCACGGCCACGGTGGCAAGCCCAAGCACAACAAAGCGCCTCTTCCTCACGGCAAAGAAGGCAAGCGGCAGGTTGGTGAGTCCAGCGGTGAGCACATTGAGGCTCTGGACCTTACTATTACCGTCGACAACTCTGTTCTCGAGGTATACGCCAACGGACGCTTTGCGCTGTCTACCTATGTTCG TCCTTGGTATGCCGACTCGACCGGAATCCGCTTCTTCCACAACGGCGAGGGCGAGGTCTCGTTCAGCAACATTCGCGTTGCAGACGGCTTGTACGACGCGTATCCGGAGAGAGCGCGGTAA
- a CDS encoding NADP-dependent oxidoreductase (COG:Q;~EggNog:ENOG410PJDS;~InterPro:IPR013154,IPR036291,IPR011032,IPR020843;~PFAM:PF08240,PF13602;~go_function: GO:0016491 - oxidoreductase activity [Evidence IEA];~go_process: GO:0055114 - oxidation-reduction process [Evidence IEA]) translates to MLSLNISSYSNPSGYQVSDLPKPQLDNSKDVIVKVHAASINPIDVKRADGALKLAMKDSFPYKIGYDCAGIVTEVGRDVNRFKAGDAVYIRLPEVSRGSCSEFVKCAEEYIGLKPPSLSFEEAASIPLAAMTALQALRKYHGSLAGKTVFVPAGLSGTGLFACQLAKNVFHAGKVITTVSTAKIPKLKELLGENTVDQIIDYTKSEPRDVIEHGSVDFLFDTVGLAMQYLCLMRPGFSRIISVATLPSGNQLQDSSLMDLPHRPTIPIPFRLGLNMLDQVRKLRARRYGVEYSYMFLASTGKDLDELRRYVEEGRLRTVVGTVVEFRDIESVRNACDVVYSGKGGLGKLVIRVDKSENLS, encoded by the exons ATGTTATCCCTCAATATTTCATCTTACTCGAACCCATCGGGGTATCAGGTCTCGGACTTGCCCAAGCCGCAACTCGACAACTCAAAAGACGTGATTGTCAAGGTGCATGCAGCGAGCATCAATCCAATCGACGTCAAAAGAGCTGATGGAGCTCTTAAGTTGGCGATGAAGGATTC TTTCCCGTATAAAATCGGATATGACTGTGCTGGTATAGTTACTGAGGTTGGACGAGATGTGAACCGGTTCAAAGCGGGAGATGCGGTCTATATCAGGCTGCCAGAGGTTTCCCGAG GATCATGTAGCGAGTTTGTTAAATGTGCGGAGGAATATATTGGCTTGAAGCCGCCCTCGTTGTCTTTTGAAGAGGCTGCCTCGATTCCGCTGGCGGCGATGACAGCACTTCAGGCACTTAGGAAGTATCATGGTAGTCTTGCTGGGAAAACAGTATTTGTGCCCGCTGGAT TAAGTGGAACGGGTTTATTTGCGTGTCAACTTGCAAAGAATGTCTTCCATGCAGGCAAGGTCATTACTACGGTCTCGACTGCGAAAATTCCGAAGTTGAAAGAGCTGTTGGGTGAGAACACGGTAGATCAGA TTATCGATTACACAAAATCCGAGCCAAGAGATGTCATTGAACATGGCTCGGTGGACTTTCTCTTCGATACAGTCGGCCTTGCTATGCAGTACCTGTGCCTGATGCGCCCAGGATTCAGCCGTATTATATCCGTCGCAACTTTGCCATCTGGTAACCAGCTCCAGGATTCGTCGCTGATGGACCTACCTCATCGCCCTACTATTCCTATTCCCTTCCGACTGGGACTTAATATGCTCGATCAAGTTCGCAAGCTTAGAGCACGACGGTACGGGGTGGAGTATTCATATATGTTTCTGGCATCCACCGGCAAAGACTTGGACGAGTTAAGGCGCTATGTTGAAGAAGGCAGACTGAGAACAGTTGTAGGCACGGTTGTGGAGTTTCGAGATATAGAGTCGGTGCGGAATGCTTGCGATGTGGTTTATAGTGGAAAGGGTGGTCTTGGGAAGTTGGTGATTCGTGTCGATAAGAGTGAAAACCTATCTTAG
- a CDS encoding uncharacterized protein (COG:S;~EggNog:ENOG410Q2VT) has translation MTVKEAHGIMAQLQELEFPYAFAKARQIALLKAGGIPTMSKLFAVTGQNNRRNAGKRAVDTEILLREAQSKPRDSDRYASAVARMNYLHDRYRRANKITDNDLLHTLGDGLAEILNVVDREEWRKLTDVEKCALGIFHKNLGEDMGIPFEPLPSKTKGWTDGLHFAVELRDWTVHYEEEVAKPTATNDQYVRVYVDSALSSLPSFIRRTARQMLGADLDNTMRTSLCLESPGPIISLVLSLVRASRKLFLRYLALPRPSFLAVKLVHDTPNPATHLYNFERKSLQPWYVQPTFWSKWGPGAFLVRAFGGKLPGSRGDRYEPQGYNLMTIGPESQKNKGIEEMVSDMEVIKARGVATCPFSHAKAGEL, from the exons ATGACGGTCAAAGAAGCGCACGGAATTATGGCCCAGTTACAAGAACTTGAGTTTCCATATGCTTTTGCTAAGGCTCGTCAAATCGCTTTGCTCAAG GCCGGAGGTATCCCGACCATGTCCAAGCTTTTCGCAGTCACGGGCCAAAACAATCGGCGTAACGCGGGGAAGCGCGCTGTTGACACAGAAATCCTCCTACGAGAGGCGCAGTCCAAGCCTCGAGATTCTGATCGCTATGCGTCTGCCGTGGCGAGAATGAATTACCT CCATGACCGTTACCGTCGTGCCAACAAAATAACCGATAATGATCTTCTCCATACTTTGGGTGATGGCCTCGCCGAGATCCTGAACGTTGTTGACAGAGAAGAATGGCGCAAGCTGACTGATGTTGAGAAATGTGCCCTCGGTATCTTTCACAAGAACTTGGGAGAGGATATGGGAATCCCGTTTGAACCCCTCCCTTCAAAAACGAAAGGCTGGACAGACGGCCTGCACTTCGCGGTGGAACTGCGTGACTGGACAGTCCACtatgaagaagaagtcgCAAAGCCGACGGCAACAAACGATCAATATGTCAGAGTCTATGTTGATTCGGCCCTGTCGTCGCTTCCTAGCTTCATAAGGAGAACTGCGCGTCAGATGTTGGGTGCTGACTTGGACAATACCATGAGGACGAGTCTTTG CCTTGAGTCTCCCGGCCCAATTATCTCTCTCGTACTGAGCCTCGTTCGAGCATCACGAAAGTTATTCCTTCGATACCTTGCACTTCCGCGTCCCTCTTTCCTTGCCGTCAAGCTAGTGCACGACACACCAAATCCCGCAACGCATCTATACAATTTCGAAAGAAAGAGCCTGCAACCGTGGTACGTCCAACCAACGTTTTGGTCAAAATGGGGTCCCGGGGCGTTTCTGGTTAGAGCATTTGGAGGGAAACTGCCCGGTTCGCGCGGAGACCGGTATGAACCACAAGGATACAACTTGATGACTATCGGGCCCGAATCACAAAAGAATAAAGGAATCGAGGAGATGGTGTCGGATATGGAGGTAATTAAGGCGAGAGGTGTGGCTACATGTCCGTTCTCACATGCAAAAGCTGGGGAACTTTGA
- a CDS encoding uncharacterized protein (COG:Q;~EggNog:ENOG410PVR8;~InterPro:IPR036291,IPR002347;~PFAM:PF08659,PF00106,PF13561;~go_process: GO:0055114 - oxidation-reduction process [Evidence IEA]), translating to MAGFVTAFANPLNYVGGVSFNPDRDIPDLSGKVLLVTGGNAGLGKETILQLAKHHPSKVFMGARSESKAAEAIKSIKSSIPDEVEIIWLPLDLASIKSIRNAAEQFNAQSHRLDILVLNAGVMSLPPGETEIGHEIQLGTNHTGHFLLTKLLLPALLRTAEEPDSDVRVVSLSSVGHNLAPSFDTIMNQERLKKINTNARYGASKAANILFAAELSRRYPSIKSVSVHPGIILTDLYHSINQRSSVIALGSKTLRFFGSSVSEGAYNELWAAAGAKKEDLVNGGYYIPVGHLKPCNKYTQSEEMGKHLWEWTEAELAKGDSS from the exons ATGGCGGGATTCGTCACAGCCTTCGCCAATCCGTTGAACTATGTCGGTGGTGTCAGTTTCAACCCTGACCGAGATATCCCGGATCTATCCGGTAAGGTTCTGCTAGTAACTGGAG GAAATGCCGGCCTTGGCAAGGAGACAATCCTGCAACTAGCAAAACATCATCCGAGCAAAGTTTTCATGGGCGCCCGTTCGGAATCAAAAGCTGCGGAGGCTATCAAGTCAATAAAGTCATCCATTCCGGATGAGGTAGAAATTATTTGGCTCCCGTTGGACTTAGCGTCCATCAAGTCGATTCGAAATGCCGCCGAGCAATTCAACGCCCAATCCCATCGACTGGACATACTGGTCCTTAACGCCGGTGTCATGTCTTTGCCCCCCGGTGAGACAGAAATAGGTCACGAAATCCAACTCGGAACGAACCACACAGGCCACTTCCTACTCACAAAACTTTTGCTGCCCGCACTACTCAGGACAGCAGAGGAGCCTGATTCAGATGTTCGCGTTGTATCGCTCTCGTCGGTGGGGCACAATCTTGCCCCCTCATTCGACACGATCATGAATCAGGAGAGACTCAAAAAGATCAACACTAATGCTCGATACGGTGCATCTAAAGCTGCGAACATCCTTTTTGCCGCTGAACTTAGCCGGCGCTATCCATCGATCAAGTCGGTTTCTGTTCATCCGGGGATTATATTGACGGATTTATATCATTCCATTAATCAGCGTTCATCAGTCATTGCCTTGGGGTCGAAGACTTTGCGTTTCTTCGGTTCATCGGTTTCTGAAGGTGCATACAATGAGCTGTGGGCAGCTGCTGGTGCGAAAAAGGAAGATCTTGTCAACGGAGGATATTATATTCCTGTTGGGCATTTAAAGCCGTGCAATAAGTATACACAAAGTGAGGAGATGGGAAAACATTTGTGGGAGTGGACTGAAGCTGAACTGGCAAAAGGAGATTCTTCATGA
- a CDS encoding uncharacterized protein (COG:S;~EggNog:ENOG410PWNY;~InterPro:IPR021833;~PFAM:PF11905), with protein MASQFLTENHDDTHEGDERKERRRVQNRLNQRASRKRKKLSRPPAQQWTIYIDQTRRTVHFCHLGLQARQTILRNLRDHINQAMATYTLSSELLLPVTQWNIIRAMSTNAITMGLNTALLAEDILSPFNTSSPTTTNLPPSLQPTDLQKRIIHHPWIDLFAVSSIRDALLRNLHLYSEDELCHDLFGSSGDCSQPTGLLIWGEPWDSFAYEISDEMLRKWGWLWSGCTEALQSTNYWRLQRGEETLETITMRAISLPN; from the exons ATGGCCAGCCAGTTCCTGACCGAAAATCATGATGATACACACGAAGGAGATGAGCGCAAAGAGCGAAGAAGAGTTCAAAATCGCCTCAACCAGCGTGCCAGCC GTAAGAGGAAGAAATTATCCAGGCCTCCTGCTCAACAGTGGACAATCTACATCGACCAAACACGGAGAACGGTCCATTTCTGCCACCTTGGCTTACAAGCCCGCCAGACCATCCTGAGGAACCTAAGAGACCACATCAACCAAGCAATGGCCACGTACACACTCTCCTCCGAATTACTCCTGCCAGTCACTCAATGGAATATCATTCGTGCCATGAGCACCAATGCCATTACAATGGGTCTAAACACGGCACTCTTAGCAGAAGATATACTGTCCCCGTTTAATACTTCCAGTCCAACAACCACAAATTTACCACCTAGTTTACAACCAACAGACCTGCAAAAAAGAATTATCCATCACCCCTGGATCGACTTGTTTGCCGTCTCCTCAATCCGGGACGCGCTTTTACGGAATCTGCATCTCTACTCTGAGGATGAGCTTTGTCATGATCTTTTCGGTAGCTCCGGTGACTGTAGTCAACCGACTGGATTATTGATCTGGGGTGAGCCGTGGGATTCGTTTGCGTATGAGATATCTGATGAAATGTTGCGGAAGTGGGGGTGGCTGTGGAGCGGGTGTACTGAGGCCCTCCAGTCCACGAATTACTGGAGGCTGCAGAGGGGCGAGGAGACACTTGAAACTATCACAATGAGAGCAATATCATTACCCAACTAA
- a CDS encoding sugar porter family MFS transporter (COG:G;~EggNog:ENOG410PJ41;~InterPro:IPR005829,IPR005828,IPR003663,IPR036259, IPR020846;~PFAM:PF00083,PF07690;~TransMembrane:11 (o6-31i66-85o91-111i157-177o189-210i279-300o320-336i345-367o387-406i427-446o458-476i);~go_component: GO:0016020 - membrane [Evidence IEA];~go_component: GO:0016021 - integral component of membrane [Evidence IEA];~go_function: GO:0022857 - transmembrane transporter activity [Evidence IEA];~go_process: GO:0055085 - transmembrane transport [Evidence IEA]), producing MVIGNIYVISAVAVVGGALFGFDISSMSAILGTNSYKCYFNQGPRGPPFNDDAECSGPESLRQGGITAAMPAGSWLGALISGFLSDILGRRYAIMIGCIIWLIGSAISCASQNMGMLIAGRIINGLSVGIESAQVPVYISELSPPSKRGRLVGSQQWAITWGILIMYYISFGCSYIGGKNSWDYSTASFRIPWGVQMVPAVFLFVGMLFLPESPRWLARKDRWEECHSVLTLVHGKGDANSPLVITEMQEIQDLCEFERQNKDVTYFELFKPTMLNRTMIGMFTQIWSQLTGMNVMMYYINYVFQMAGYSGDANLIASSIQYIINVVMTIPALLWMDRWGRRPTFLIGSAFMMVWMYANAGIMASYGTPVPHDQRNTPEQSMSLTGAPAKGLIACTYLFVASYAVSFGPASWAYPPELYPLRVRGKAVSLSTSANWAFNTALGLFVPVAFENISWKTYIIFGVFCTTMLIHIFFMFPETAGKTLEETERIFTDPNGIPYIGTPAWKTTKSTAVVAALERGDVEAALERKQVAAQHDEVVETEKSEKKG from the exons ATGGTCATCGGCAACATCTATGTAATTTCcgccgtcgccgtcgtcggCGGTGCCCTCTTTGGTTTCGATATCTCGTCGATGTCGGCCATCTTGGGTACCAACTCCTACAAATGTTATTTCAACCAAGGTCCCAGGGGTCCTCCGTTCAACGATGATGCCGAGTGCTCTGGCCCAGAATCGCTGCGACAGGGTGGTATCACTGCTGCTATGCCCGCTGGTTCCTGGCTGGGTGCCCTGATTTCTGGTTTCCTCTCGGATATCCTTGGTCGTCGGTATGCCATTATGATTGGCTGTATCATCTG GCTCATCGGATCAGCTATCTCTTGCGCTTCACAAAACATGGGTATGCTGATCGCGGGTCGTATCATCAACGGCTTGTCTGTCGGAATCGAGTCTGCCCAGGTTCCCGTTTACATTTCGGAACTCTCGCCGCCGTCAAAGCGTGGTCGTCTGGTTGGTTCACAACAATGGGCTATTACTTGGGGTATTTTGATCATGTACTA CATCTCCTTCGGTTGCTCATACATCGGCGGCAAAAACTCCTGGGACTACAGCACTGCCAGCTTCCGGATTCCGTGGGGTGTCCAGATGGTTCCCGCCGTCTTCCTTTTTGTTGGCATGCTTTTCCTCCCCGAGTCGCCCCGTTGGTTGGCGCGCAAAGATCGTTGGGAAGAATGCCACTCTGTTTTGACGTTGGTTCATGGCAAAGGTGACGCCAACAGCCCTCTTGTGATCACAGAAATGCAGGAGATTCAGGACCTGTGCGAATTCGAGCGACAAAACAAGGACGTGACATATTTCGAGCTGTTCAAGCCCACCATGCTCAACCGTACTATGATCGGAATGTTCACTCAGATCTGGTCCCAGTTGACTGGAATGAACGTTATGA TGTACTATATTAATTACGTTTTCCAAATGGCTGGATACTCCGGTGATGCCAATCTGATCGCCTCCTCGATCCAGTACATCATCAACGTTGTCATGACTATCCCAGCTCTGCTTTGGATGGATCGTTGGGGTCGTCGTCCGACCTTCTTGATTGGCTCTGCATTCATGATGGTCTGGATGTACGCCAACGCAGGTATCATGGCATCATACGGTACACCTGTCCCGCACGACCAAAGAAACACCCCCGAGCAATCCATGAGCCTGACGGGCGCCCCGGCCAAGGGTCTGATTGCATGCACCTATCTCTTCGTCGCCAGTTACGCAGTTTCCTTTGGACCAGCCTCATGGGCCTACCCACCCGAGCTCTACCCCCTGCGCGTGCGTGGTAAGGCTGTGTCGCTGTCCACCTCAGCCAACTGGGCCTTCAACACTGCTCTTGGACTCTTCGTGCCCGTTGCTTTCGAGAACATCAGCTGGAAGACGTACATTATCTTCGGCGTCTTCTGCACAACCATGCTGATCCAcattttcttcatgttccCCGAAACAGCCGGCAAGACCCTCGAAGAGACGGAGCGCATCTTCACCGATCCGAACGGTATCCCGTACATCGGTACACCAGCGTGGAAGACCACAAAGTCGACTGCTGTCGTTGCTGCGTTGGAGCGTGGAGATGTCGAGGCGGCTTTGGAGAGGAAACAGGTGGCTGCGCAGCAtgatgaggttgttgagACTGAGAAGTCTGAGAAGAAGGGGTGA
- a CDS encoding uncharacterized protein (COG:I;~EggNog:ENOG410PN2Q;~InterPro:IPR025714,IPR029063;~PFAM:PF13649,PF13489,PF08242,PF08241,PF07021, PF13847): MPDYTQGHTSEMMAAHQIRSTSDSCGYFTPLLTSRPTAHILDVGCGPGSITTDLATHVPEGQVIGVDFAKEAIQKASSRPSLPANCTFQVANVDDRLPFPDNSFDVVHAHQVLIHLSNPVHALAEMRRVCRSGGFVASRDGDWDTFTIFPESPSLKQYRDIHGTIVRSSGADPNAGRRLRYWAVQAGFSDDRITYSASPVLFTGPEKVRYWSTLQAERYTKGTFKEQVLSKGLATEEDVAAFGPAWLEWGEQPGAVYHISCGEVVCWKD, translated from the coding sequence ATGCCTGATTATACCCAAGGGCACACATCTGAAATGATGGCGGCTCATCAGATCCGTTCAACTTCTGACTCGTGCGGCTACTTCACTCCATTGCTTACGTCCCGGCCAACTGCTCACATCCTCGACGTGGGCTGCGGTCCCGGTAGCATCACCACAGACCTGGCCACCCACGTACCAGAAGGCCAAGTCATTGGAGTCGACTTCGCTAAAGAGGCAATTCAGAAGGCATCTTCACGACCATCGCTTCCAGCTAATTGCACCTTCCAAGTTGCCAATGTCGACGATCGTCTCCCGTTCCCGGACAACTCGTTTGATGTCGTCCACGCACACCAGGTCCTTATACACCTCTCCAACCCCGTGCATGCGTTGGCTGAGATGCGTCGTGTTTGCCGGTCGGGAGGATTTGTTGCTAGTCGAGATGGCGACTGGGATACATTCACGATCTTCCCCGAGTCGCCGTCGCTGAAACAATACAGGGATATTCATGGTACTATCGTTCGCTCTTCTGGCGCTGATCCAAATGCTGGTCGGCGTCTGCGGTACTGGGCAGTGCAGGCTGGGTTCAGTGATGACCGGATAACATACTCGGCTAGTCCGGTGCTCTTTACAGGGCCCGAAAAGGTACGATATTGGTCCACGTTGCAGGCTGAACGCTATACCAAAGGCACTTTCAAGGAACAGGTTCTTTCAAAAGGTCTGGCTACGGAGGAGGATGTTGCTGCTTTTGGTCCGGCGTGGTTGGAATGGGGTGAACAGCCCGGAGCCGTTTACCATATCTCATGCGGAGAGGTTGTTTGTTGGAAAGACTAG